GCACAGCACTGACCAAATGCCAATCCAGGTGCGCGAGAAGCGCAGCTCCTCGGGCCCGAAGTACATGAGCCCATACACCTTGGTCGGCTCACAGGGTGCGCCGCAGTCCTTCTCCCCCAGGAAGTGGTAGTTGAGGTAGGAGGGCACCTTGAGGGCGCGCGGGCAGGAGAACTTGCCTCGCTCCGACGCGCCGGCGCCCCCCGGGAAGCCGCCACGGTGCCCTCCGCCGCCGTGCTGAGGGTTGCTGGTCCAGAACTCTGGAATCAGCGAGGGCGTCGGGGTGCCCTTGTCGGACGTGTTCTGGCCCACGCACAGCTCGCCGGCGCCGTGCACCGGGAACTTCTCGCACTTGAGCGTGTCTGGCCACTGGAAGCCGAACTTGTTCATGAGCGCCTCGCAGCCCTGGCGCGCGCGCTCGCACAGGGAGCGGCAGGGCGGCAGCGCCTGCTCTAGCACGGTGCACACGGGAGCGTACATGGAGCACAGGAAGAACTTGAGCTCAGCGGAACACTGCACTTTCACTAGAGGGTAGAACTGGTGCACCTCCAGGCCCGCGTCCTCCTGGTTCGTGTGGCCCAGCAGGTTGGGCATGATGGTCTGGTTGTACGCGATGTCCGTGCACAGCGGGATGGAGATGGGCTGGCAATAGCCGTGGTCCGGGATGGAAATGCCACGCTCGCCGTTGTACTGCTGCCCGCTCTGTTGCTGCTGAGGCGGCGGCGGTTGCTGCCCCGGCCCGGGCCCCTGGCCTGGCCCCTGGCCCGCCGCCTGGGCCCGTACCCCCAGCAGCAGCGGAGCCTCCAGCAgccaaagcagcagcagcagctggcgCGCCAACCGCCGGGGGTCAACTGGGGGGCGGCGGCGGCCACCGGCGTCCCCGCTGCCCTCCTCTGCCAGCCGGGCCGAGAGCGCCCCGGCACAAAGTTCCCAGCTCGCGCCACCGCCGGCGGCCCGGGACTTCTTAGGCGCCTCCTCCTCAGCCATACTTTCTCGGCTCCTCTCTTGGCGCCGCTCCGCTGGGGCTGCCAGGGGCACGACCGGCGGCGGCTCCCCCTCCGGCCAGGGAGACCTCTGCACCGGTGCCCTCCGTCGAGCCCAAGCCGCTTTCGGCCCGCTCCCCCGGCTCCTGCTCTGCGtaccgcagccgccgccgccgcagaaACTTGCGATTCATGAAGCGCGGGCGGCGGGGAGAACCCGGGTGGCTCGGGCGCGCCGAGGTCGTGTCCCGCCTTTCTGGCCCTCGGCTCGCTGGCTCCCGGCTGGCGGCGCCGTGCTAGTGGCCGCGGCCCCGTAGAGAGCGCAACTGTCCGCAGCCCAGCGGGCTCGGCTCCCCCCTGCGCCTCCGCCTCCttctccgccgccgccgcctgaCCATTTGTGTCAATCCCTCAACTCGCTCCGTCTCCTCTCCCTCGCGCGCCCTCGGACCGGTTTCCAGGCGCCCCGCAGTCTGTCTTTCACCAGGAGGGAGGAGCCTTGAAACCGACGCAGAACTGGAGGCTCAGGGACCGTCGCCCAATCGCGGCTCCGGCTTCCCGGCGCAAAGGGAGCCGGCCGCCTCCTAGCCAGAGCGAAAGCCAGCGGCAGGCGGGCGAGGTAGGAGGAggcgggaggaggaggaagtagtGGTGGTGGCACTACTCAAGCACAAAGAGTAGGATTGCTCTGAAGCGGGACAGGCTtggttgcttttgctttttcagaagaaaaaggcGAGGATAAGTAGGAGAATGGTCCCATATGCTGCTGGAGATAATGAATAGGAGTCAGAGGACCGCGGGACttcgcttttcttttcttttatccatTATCATGTTTAAAAATCCTGCTCTTAACGCTGGTTACCAACAGCAAACCGGGTGCTGCTTCCAGAACAGATGCCTTTGACTTAAGGAGCGCACGGTTTCCTTTGAGTTTGTGTCTGTCGaggttttgtttaaaatattacattaataaATCCTCCAGTTTGCAGGCTGGGCTTGGCGGGCTTTGGTCGCGCCATTTCCCCAGAGGAGACGTTCACGGGATCGCtgtcaaatgaaacaaaacacaaactttGATGGAATTTGGAAAGTAAAGCCAGATGCGCCTTCTGCTACTATCATTCTTCTTGGAGTCAAACTCCTTTTTTTCCGCCTCTTTAATCAAGTCAGaaacagaagcaaaataaaactatCCATTAAATTTTTGGAGAGAAAAACTTAAGAACCCGACGACCGAGGCGGTGGGGGCGCCTCTCTGGGATCGTCCTCACCTCTCCAGACCGCAGAGGTGGCGCCGGCGGGAGCTGCACTCGCCGGCAGCCTGGGCCCTTGGGGAGCCTTTCTAAACCCTGGGGACGCCCACGGCTCTGATGGGAACTCCTAGGACCTGAGCCATTTAGGTTCCACAGGCTGGGCTGCAGAGCTGGAGACGCCAgtttaataaacaaaacaaacaaacagtctGAAAGCAAACAGCGAACTGCACATTCTCTTCCTAATTCCAAAACAACATAATCTGTCTCAACAGATGCACATAAATGTTGTTTTCCTTgtaagattattttaaatgatgGTTTGACTATGTgattcagttttataagaaaaGTGCCATTGGACTATTAAttcttcgattttttttttttgcctgtgacCTCAGCGTACTTTTCACCAATTAATTTCTATCATTCATTTAcacattcatttgtttaataGATACCAACCACCCATTGTGCTATAAGCACTCTTAGGTCGTAGAGTATAAAATGAAGGAGACCTGTGCCAGCCTTAGAGAAGGGCATAGTACAATGAGGCACAGAAATGCAAACCACTTGTTACAGTGTCCATCCCAAAGCCAAAAGGGCACATAGAAAGCAACCAGCTCAGATAAAATGGGGTTCTGACGGAGAGGTAGGTGCAAGGTGCAAAAGATTGAAGCTCAAATTCACTTGAATCGCTGAAGGAGGCCAGAGAGGTGAGTGTAGCTGAGGCACTTtgaggggaggcaggagaaaagGTTTTAATCCAGACTAAAACGTTTGGGCCAAattatacagaaaatagaaaactattgaAGGTCACTTTCCTCACATAAGTAGGGAGTGATTTCAGGGTGACTGAAAGAGGACACCTGAGGCAGGCTGTCATTAGGAAGCTTTAGATGAATGTGTAACATTCATCTACACATAAAGGTTACTACTTAGATGGGTGTTACTTGTACTACATGCTAACAAGTCTCTGAGAATTTCACTACGCAGCATGTTGGTGTCTATAAAGAAGGTGCAGTCATATCTTTACCTGCTAAAGCAAAATGACATCTATTTGTCTCAGATACATGTtatgatttttcaaatgtttatataagcagTACATTCATAAAATGCATATTTGCTTTAAAGTATTTATTCTGATTGctagcatttttttaaagcaacaggTACTAAATGCATAATTATGtgagcatgtgtatgtgtgttgacTGTAATTTATGACACATTTTGATATTGAAAAGGAGGTTGGGAAGCACAGCTCTCTGAAGTTCTTTGAACCGTTCAATAAGTGTTCATTTTCACTCTAGCATCCTGGCCCCCAGGCTCCCAGGGACACTTTTTCTCTAGCCTTTCCACTCTGATGCTCATTCCTCTGCTGATAGTATCCCATGTTTAGGAACTTTATCAAGCTGTCTCTCTCCTATCACACCTATCTTGGAAAGATTTAACCTGTCTTGTGTTCTAGTCTCTCAAGTCATTCGAGCTGACTAGGCTGAGTGAAAAGTGAAGTTATTCTGACGTGTTAATTACCAAGAAGCATCACATGTGTTAAGCATCCATCCATCCCTACTATCACTCCaaatccttctccttctcccctaaggggttggggcacagagatatggCAGAACACTCAGTTCTGTTT
The nucleotide sequence above comes from Symphalangus syndactylus isolate Jambi chromosome 3, NHGRI_mSymSyn1-v2.1_pri, whole genome shotgun sequence. Encoded proteins:
- the FZD1 gene encoding frizzled-1, with the translated sequence MAEEEAPKKSRAAGGGASWELCAGALSARLAEEGSGDAGGRRRPPVDPRRLARQLLLLLWLLEAPLLLGVRAQAAGQGPGQGPGPGQQPPPPQQQQSGQQYNGERGISIPDHGYCQPISIPLCTDIAYNQTIMPNLLGHTNQEDAGLEVHQFYPLVKVQCSAELKFFLCSMYAPVCTVLEQALPPCRSLCERARQGCEALMNKFGFQWPDTLKCEKFPVHGAGELCVGQNTSDKGTPTPSLIPEFWTSNPQHGGGGHRGGFPGGAGASERGKFSCPRALKVPSYLNYHFLGEKDCGAPCEPTKVYGLMYFGPEELRFSRTWIGIWSVLCCASTLFTVLTYLVDMRRFSYPERPIIFLSGCYTAVAVAYIAGFLLEDRVVCNDKFAEDGARTVAQGTKKEGCTILFMMLYFFSMASSIWWVILSLTWFLAAGMKWGHEAIEANSQYFHLAAWAVPAIKTITILALGQVDGDVLSGVCFVGLNNVDALRGFVLAPLFVYLFIGTSFLLAGFVSLFRIRTIMKHDGTKTEKLEKLMVRIGVFSVLYTVPATIVIACYFYEQAFRDQWERSWVAQSCKSYAIPCPHLQAGGGAPPHPPMSPDFTVFMIKYLMTLIVGITSGFWIWSGKTLNSWRKFYTRLTNSKQGETTV